The following proteins come from a genomic window of Oncorhynchus mykiss isolate Arlee chromosome 19, USDA_OmykA_1.1, whole genome shotgun sequence:
- the LOC110497964 gene encoding GTP cyclohydrolase 1 feedback regulatory protein, which translates to MPYVFVSTQIRLETGPTMVGDVYSDPAIMNYLGARKTTMLGNNFSEYHVDEPPRLVLDKLEKIGFRMVTMTGVGQTLVWCMHKETE; encoded by the exons ATGCCCTATGTATTCGTTAGTACTCAGATCCGGCTG GAGACTGGGCCAACCATGGTAGGAGATGTATACTCTGACCCAGCAATAATGAACTACCTGGGAGCCAGGAAAACCACCATGCTGGGGAACAATTT CTCGGAGTACCACGTGGACGAACCTCCGCGTTTGGTGTTGGACAAGTTGGAGAAGATTGGCTTCCGCATGGTGACAATGACAGGTGTGGGACAAACGCTGGTGTGGTGCATGCACAAGGAGACTGAGTGA